One stretch of SAR202 cluster bacterium DNA includes these proteins:
- a CDS encoding DUF4392 domain-containing protein yields the protein MSIEDIILQNDNRGVSQLRKHLPENFCMETAQKLLNNGSKVIIGTGFYIYSLDAPETDGPVGVAFLAKALQTLGFDVSIVSDKYGCFLFEELFDTNQIINFPITNKEDSDIFATQVIVDRKPDTLISVERCGLTEDGSFLNMRGVDVGEYTARLDSLYEYGNTNNIYTIGVGDGGNEIGMGKLAKEVAGYDKLPDKPCITPTDDLIIASVSNWGCYGLIYALAKITNKDLLPTEEENSNLIIRMVDQGAVDGLIPKKQYSVDGFSIEENNRILSELRNLE from the coding sequence ATGTCGATAGAAGATATTATTTTGCAAAATGACAATAGAGGTGTTTCTCAATTACGTAAACATCTTCCAGAAAATTTTTGCATGGAAACTGCACAAAAGTTATTAAATAATGGTTCCAAAGTGATTATAGGAACAGGTTTCTATATTTATAGCCTCGATGCTCCAGAAACTGATGGACCTGTTGGTGTAGCGTTTTTAGCTAAAGCATTACAAACTCTAGGGTTTGATGTTTCGATTGTTAGCGATAAATATGGTTGCTTTTTGTTTGAAGAATTATTTGATACTAATCAAATAATAAATTTTCCTATTACCAATAAGGAAGATAGCGACATTTTTGCAACACAAGTAATAGTTGACAGAAAACCAGATACACTTATAAGTGTTGAGCGCTGCGGTCTTACTGAAGATGGCTCATTTCTTAATATGAGAGGTGTAGATGTTGGAGAATATACTGCGCGACTAGACAGTCTCTATGAATATGGTAATACAAACAACATATATACTATCGGTGTAGGGGACGGCGGTAATGAAATTGGTATGGGCAAACTTGCTAAAGAAGTGGCTGGATACGATAAATTACCTGATAAGCCATGCATAACACCAACTGATGATTTAATTATTGCTAGTGTTTCAAACTGGGGTTGTTATGGTCTTATATATGCATTAGCTAAAATCACAAATAAAGATCTCCTTCCTACAGAAGAAGAAAATTCTAACCTTATTATACGTATGGTAGATCAAGGTGCAGTAGATGGATTAATACCCAAAAAACAATATTCTGTTGATGGGTTTAGTATAGAAGAAAATAACAGAATATTATCGGAATTACGTAATTTAGAATAA
- a CDS encoding inositol monophosphatase, whose translation METNSQILEDVENHAVKVANSAGELVEKYFHSTFDINYKSEGSSDPVTTADIEADLLIRNLIREKFPEHSIISEENDPHIVSNSEYCWVIDPLDGTNNFLNKFPFYSISIGILYKGEPVVGVILLRNLPWQSSSIIRARKGNGAYLDDQKVNVVSNNEPLQTGLANIRFARSRYKAKRELAKNTGDFRSIGSTAYEISLIATSSLQLAVFNHPKIWDIAAGITIVKEAGGEIMMEVKPNKWITSPTVFLNSEFDTYPTLYNWNLSILAGPSNLIDYVSKNIKRRSFLDMFIRRTRWKLGLT comes from the coding sequence TTGGAAACAAATTCGCAAATATTAGAAGATGTTGAAAATCATGCGGTGAAAGTTGCTAATTCAGCGGGTGAACTTGTTGAAAAATACTTTCATTCTACATTTGACATAAACTATAAGTCCGAGGGGTCTTCAGATCCTGTTACAACAGCTGATATAGAAGCAGATCTTTTAATACGCAACCTAATAAGAGAAAAGTTTCCTGAACATTCAATTATTTCAGAGGAAAATGATCCTCACATTGTTTCTAATTCTGAATACTGTTGGGTAATTGATCCTTTGGATGGTACAAATAATTTTTTAAACAAATTCCCATTTTATTCGATATCTATAGGAATTCTTTATAAGGGCGAACCTGTGGTTGGAGTCATACTACTACGAAATCTACCGTGGCAATCTTCTTCAATTATCAGAGCTCGTAAAGGAAATGGGGCATATTTGGATGATCAAAAAGTTAATGTAGTGTCTAATAATGAACCTCTACAAACAGGTTTGGCAAACATACGGTTTGCAAGATCACGTTATAAAGCAAAGAGAGAGCTGGCAAAAAATACAGGTGATTTTAGAAGTATAGGGAGTACAGCATATGAAATAAGTCTGATTGCTACTTCTTCCTTACAATTAGCAGTTTTTAATCATCCTAAAATCTGGGATATCGCAGCTGGTATAACTATTGTAAAAGAAGCAGGAGGAGAGATTATGATGGAAGTGAAACCAAATAAATGGATTACTTCACCAACTGTATTTCTCAATTCTGAATTTGATACGTATCCCACTTTATATAATTGGAATCTTTCAATACTTGCTGGCCCATCTAATTTGATTGACTATGTTTCAAAGAATATTAAAAGACGTTCTTTTTTAGATATGTTTATTCGTCGTACCCGATGGAAATTAGGATTAACGTAA
- a CDS encoding DUF3090 family protein: MSYAKYDFGQISKLSAESVGEPGQRTFHIIIESSNESSAIIWLEKEQLFNMAVALKRTVSTIEVESPSNSIKHFEDQPLSNIEPYLKVEFKASELEVGYDKDSDLYFVSFYDANEFDIDAPKVNFYTDGDIIDQLAEDSFAVCAAGRPLCPLCLVPTKDSSCVWEECFRKN, translated from the coding sequence ATGAGCTATGCAAAGTATGACTTCGGTCAAATATCAAAATTAAGTGCAGAATCCGTAGGTGAGCCAGGTCAGCGTACTTTCCATATAATTATAGAGTCATCTAATGAAAGTTCTGCAATCATATGGTTAGAAAAAGAACAATTATTTAATATGGCTGTAGCTTTAAAACGAACTGTTTCTACTATTGAGGTTGAATCTCCTAGTAATTCAATAAAACATTTTGAAGATCAGCCTTTATCTAATATTGAACCATACTTAAAAGTTGAGTTTAAGGCAAGTGAACTAGAAGTAGGCTATGATAAAGATTCAGATCTCTATTTCGTTTCTTTTTATGATGCAAATGAATTTGATATTGATGCTCCAAAAGTGAATTTCTATACTGATGGCGACATAATTGATCAACTTGCTGAAGATAGTTTTGCTGTCTGTGCTGCAGGTAGGCCACTATGTCCTCTATGTTTAGTTCCTACTAAAGATAGTTCTTGTGTATGGGAAGAATGTTTTAGAAAAAATTAA